DNA sequence from the Candidatus Planktophila sulfonica genome:
TCCATTGATCCATCATGGAACGCTCGCTCAAAGCTGGGCTCTGCGAAAGTTCAAACTTTGATGCTTCTGCATAGAGAGCATGGAATGAAATGGTGTTCCAGTAGGTAAGTAGCGTCTTTCGTACAACATCAGAGATTGCATCGTGGCCGACGCGACGTGCAGACCAAGGCGAACCGGCGGCCAACATGTACCAACGGACTGCATCTGCGCCATGTTGGTCCATGAGCGAAATTGGTTCTAGAACATTGCCGAGGTGCTTACTCATCTTGCGACCATCTTTATCCAAGATGTGGCCAAGACAGAGAACGCTCTTGTAAGAACTTTCATCGAAGACCAAAGTTCCAATAGCCATCAATGTGTAGAACCAGCCACGGGTCTGATCGATTGCTTCACAGATAAAGTCAGCTGGGTATGCAGCCTTGAACTTCTCAACTGAGCCTTCCTTATGTGGGTATCCCCACTGAGCAAATGGCATCGCACCTGAGTCATACCAACAGTCAATTACTTCAGGAACGCGATTCATAGTTGCTGAACATTCGGCACATGCAAAGGTGATGTCATCAACGAATGGGCGGTGTGGGTCCATTGCGCTGAGCTCTTGACCCGAAAGTGCACCTAGCTCTTTGAGCGAATCAACACAGACTTCATGCTTATTCTCGCAACGCCAGATGGGAAGGGGAGTACCCCAATAACGATTACGTGAAAGTGCCCAGTCAATATTGTTGGTGAGCCAATCGCCGTAGCGACCAGTCTTAATTGTCTCTGGATGCCAATCAGTCTTCTGATTTTCACGGATCAATTCATCCTTGATAGATGTGGTCCGGATATACCAAGATGGTTGTGCGTAATAGATAAGTGCTGTGTGACAACGCCAGCAGTGTGGGTATTCGTGCTCATATGGCTGATGCTTATAGAGAACGCCGCTTGCCTTTAGCTCTTTCACGAGTGGCTTATCTGCTTCTTTAAAGAACATTCCACCAACGACTGGCACATCTGAAAGGAAGGTTCCATCAGGTGCAATTGGGTTCACAACAGGTAATCCATAGGCACGACAAACCTGAAGGTCATCTGCACCGAATGCAGGGGATTGGTGAACAAGCCCTGTTCCATCTTCAGTGGTGACATAGGTAGCCAAGACAATGAAATGTGAATCCGGAATTTCAAGGTAATCAAATGGGCGCTTATAGGTGGTGCGCTCTAAATCCTTACCCTTAATAGTCTTCAGGATTTCATGATCTCCAGCGACCTTGGAAAGTAGAGGCTGTGCAACAACGAGAATTTCACTTACCTCTTCAACAGTTGCCTTCACCACTACATAATCAACATCTGGGTGGACTGCGACAGCGGTATTAGAGACAAGTGTCCACGGAGTTGTAGTCCATACTAAGAATGAAGCGCCAAGTTCTGCGAGTTCCCCTGATGTTGCAGGAAAGCGAACGAAGACTGATGGGTCGGTAACGGTTTCATATCCTTGCGAAAGTTCGTGATCGGAAAGACCTGTTCCACAACGAGGGCAATATGGTGCAACGCGATGGTCTTGAACAAGCAGACCTTTCTTCCAAATTTCCTTAAGGCTCCACCAAACGCTCTCGACATATTCCGGAGCCATCGTCCAGTAAGCCTGATCGAAATCAACCCAGAAGCCCATTCGCTCTGTCATGGTGGTAAATGCATCGACATGTCGGGTTACAGATTCACGACACTTATCGTTAAAGGGTGCGATTCCAAACTTTTCAATATCGCCCTTGCCGGAAAAACCTAACTCTTTCTCAACAGCAATTTCTACAGGTAGTCCGTGGCAATCCCATCCAGCTTTACGAGTGACGTACTTACCCTTCATTGTTTGGTAACGAGGAAAGACATCTTTAAAGACGCGCGCTTCAATGTGGTGAGTGCCAGGCATTCCGTTAGCGGTAGGAGGGCCTTCATAAAATGTCCAAGGAGTTCCATTGGCACGTGATTGCATGCTCTTCTGGAAAATCTCATTCTCGCGCCAGAAATCTAGAATCGAGTGTTCCATTGCTGGAAGGTCGATCGCCGCTGGGATTGCGCGAAATGGTGATGACATAAAAAATCCTCCAAGAAGTTAAGAACTTCTGGAGGGACGAAATCTGGCGACTTCGCGGTACCACCCGCCTTGTAGCTTCAGCCGTGATGCTGGAGATACCTCTTTATTACTTACATCCGGCTGGTTCTACCCCGCTCATGTGGCGGATCTTCCAGCGTGCTCCGAAGGTGATGGCCTCATCAACGCACTTTTCCTGCAAGGTCTTGCTCGCAAAGTCTAAACCATGCGTGGCAAAGTTGGTTACGAGGGGAAAAACGCATAAGGTGCGCGGCGTGCCAGGAAAAAAGATTGTGAAGAAGGCGGCTAAAAAAGCCCCTGCCAAGAAAGCGCCTGCAAAAAAGGTCGCTAAGAAGGCTCCTGCGAAGAAAGTTGCAGCGAAGAAGGTTGCAAAGAAAGCACCTGCTAAGAAGGCTGCGGTCAAGAAGGCTCCTGCAAAGAAGGCGCCAGCTCCTAAAACTTCTGTGGCAAAGTCACCAGGTCGCCCATTCCCATCAAAGATTGGTAAGACAACTCTTACCGTAGATGAAAAATCTCAGACAGTTTCTGTGGCAACAGTTGTTGCACCCACTGCAGCTCCTGTTGTTGAAGAGCGCCGCTTAGTAATGCCACCTCCTCCGCGTCCCGTAAAGAGCGGAAAGAAAGTTGCACCATTGAAGCCAATTAAGGCAGCTCCTACTCCTGTTACTGCAGCTGAAGGTGAAGCTCCTTGGACTGCTGCAGAGCTCAAGACAATTCGTGCTGATATTGCAAAAGATCTCGAACGTCTTCGCCACGAGCTCGCACTCGTCGAAGCAGAGATGGATGACCTCATCGCAGATTCTGGTGAAGGCGCTGGCGATGATCAAGCTGATTCTGGAACAAAGACTTTCGAACGCGAGCATGAAATGTCACTCGTGATTAATGCTCGCGACATGGTGTTGCAGACAGAACGCGCTCTCGAGCGAATCGATGCAAAGTCATATGGATATTGCGAAGATTGCGGTTCTGCAATTGGTAAGGCACGACTACAAGTATTTCCTCGCGCTACTTTGTGCATGATCTGCAAGCAGAAGGAAGAGCGCCGCTAACGTGCGCCGATTGTTCGCAATCGCGTGGACTATCTGGCTCTTCGATTTTGTAACAAAGACCTGGGCGCTCTCCACATTCTCAGCATCTCCTAAGCCAGTAATTGGATCTCTTCTGCAATTCACACTCATTAGGAATTCCGGCGCAGCATTTAGCCTGGCAACAGGATTTACGATTCTCTTCTCACTTCTTGCCTTAGCTGTTGTCGTGACGGTTATTTCCTATGCCTCACGAATTACATCCCAAGGTTGGCAATGGACAGCAGGGCTCTTGCTAGGTGGAGTTCTCGGCAATCTGACTGATCGAATCTTTCGCGAACCATCATTTCTCAATGGACATGTGATTGATTGGATTCAGATTCCTAATTGGCCGGTCTTCAATATTGCAGATATGGCGATATCAACAGCTGCGGCGATTGCATTTGTGCTGACGATGCGAAATATCCCTCCCATTACACGGGTAAGGTAGCCACATATGACAAGAGATTTACGACAGTTAACAGTTCCCGAAGGCGTCGCAGGGGAACGCATTGATAGCGCGCTGACTCGCGTTTTAGGCCTATCGCGCACAACAATCGTCAAACTTCTTGAAGATGGTGATATCACCACAGGCAATCAAGCGATGCAGAAATCAGATCGCGTTGCAGCAGGACAAGTTATTGAAGTGCTGATGCCAGCGCCTCTCAACCAAGATCCCATTCCTCTCACTCCGCTCGAAGGTCTGACCGTTGTCTATAACGATGATGACATCGTCGTGATTGATAAGCCGGTTGGATGCGCTGCCCACCCAAGTCCAGGATGGATGGGGCCAACTGTTGTGGGTGCCCTGATGGCTGCGGGTTACACAATTTCTACTTCAGGTCCTGCTGAACGTGCCGGCGTTGTACATCGCCTCGATGCCGGAACTTCTGGCCTCATGATTATTGCAAAGACAGAAGCGGCGTATCTCAAACTCAAAGAGATGTTCCGCGAGCATGAAGTCGAAAAGACATATCACGCACTTGTACAAGGACATATGGATCCATCAACTGGAACAATCGATGCGCCTATTGATCGCCACCCAAAGGAAGATCATCGCTTTGCAGTTGTAGCAACAGGTAAAGAGAGCATCACCCATTACGAAGTCATCGAGTATTACCGCTCTGTCTCATTGGTGAAGGTCGAACTCGAAACCGGACGCACTCATCAAATTCGTGTGCACTTCTCTGCACTCGGTCATCCACTCGTGGGGGACACTACATATGGCGCAGATCCTGTCCTCGGTAAGAAAATGAAGATGTCTCGACCTTGGCTTCACGCTCTTGAACTGCGCTTCAACCACCCTACGAATGGAAACCCGCTCGTGTTAACCGCGCCATACCCAGCCGACCTTCAGGCTTCTCTGGCGTTGCTATCCGAAGCAGTTCTGCCTTAGGCGCTAATGTTGCGCCACCATGTCATCTGAAGATTTTTCAGCTTCACGGGCATCGACGCAAGACTCGTTTGTACATCTTCATGTGCATACCGAGTACTCGATGCTCGATGGTGCCGCGCGCGTTGGAGATCTCGTTAATGAGGTAGCCCGCCAAGAAATGCCGGCAATCGCCATGACAGATCACGGAAATGTCTTCGGCGCATTTGATTTTTATAAACAAGCAACGAAAGCTGGCGTCAAACCAATTATTGGTATTGAAGCCTACGTTGCACCTGAATCTCGTTTTGATAAGAAGCGCGTGCAGTGGGCCGATGGTGGCGAAGATGACGTATCAGGTGGCGGCGCATATACGCACATGACCATCCTGGCTGAAAACAATCAAGGGCTCGCAAACTTATTCCGACTATCTTCTCTTGCATCCCTCGAAGGTTATTACTACAAGCCTCGTATGGACCGCGAACTCATCTCTCGCTACGCCGATGGCCTGATTGCAACAACAGGTTGCCCGGGCGGAGAAATCCAAACTCGTCTTCGTATGGGTAATTACAAAGAGGCGTTACGTGCAGCAAGTGATTACCGAGACATCTTTGGCGCCAACAACTTCTTCCTCGAAGTCATGGACCACCAAATCGATATTGAATCTCGCGTAAAGGCGGATCTTCTTAAACTTGGTAAAGAACTTAAACTTCCGTTGCTCGCCACAAATGATCTTCACTACACACGCCATGAAGATGCAGCAGCGCACGAAGCACTTCTCTGCGTGCAATCAGGATCAACTCTTGCCGACCCCAAGCGGTTTAAATTCGATAACGATGAGTTCTATCTCAAGACTCCCGCACAGATGCGCGAGCTCTTTAAAGATATTCCTGAATCCTGCGACAACACTCTTCTCATCGCCGAACGCTGCAACGTCAAATTACGCGAGAACGAAAACTTGCTTCCCGCATTCGAAGTTCCCAAAGGCGAAACTGAAGATACGTGGCTTCGTAAAGAATCAGTCCGCGGTCTCATCGAAAAACTTGGCGAGAAAGCAACCGAGGAATATCGCACTCGCTTGCAATACGAACTCGATGTCATGGCGAAGATGGGATTCCCGGGTTACTTCCTCGTTGTGGCAGACCTTGTTGGACATGCAAAGAAAGTTGGCATTCGCGTAGGCCCTGGTCGTGGATCTGCAGCAGGTTCACTCGTTGCATATGCACTTGGCATCACAGGTCTTGATCCCATCGAACATGGACTTTTGTTTGAGCGATTCCTTAATCCAGAACGTATCTCGATGCCTGATATCGATCTCGACTTCGACGAACGTCGTCGCTCAGAGATGATCCGTTATGCAACTGAAAAGTATGGCGAAGATCGCGTAGCTCAGATCATCACCTACGGAACTATTAAATCTAAGCAGTCACTTAAAGATGCAACTCGCGTTCTTGGTTATCCCTATGCAATCGGTGAAAAACTCACTAAGGCTCTTCCACCTTCAGTTATGGGCAAAGACATCACGCTCTCCGGTGTATTCGACTCTAAAGATGCGCGCCATGGCGAAGCAGGCGAATTCCGTCAACTCTACGAGACAGATCCTGATTCAAAGCGCGTCGTTGATTTAGCAAAGGGCCTTGAAGGTCTAAAGCGTCAGTGGGGAGTGCACGCAGCGGGCGTAATTCTCTCTCGCGAACCTTTGCTCGATGTTATTCCTATCCATCGTCGTGAAGCAGATGGCGCAATCATCACCCAGTTCGATATGGGTGCTTGCGAATCTACTGGGCTTCTCAAGATGGACTTCCTCGGCCTTCGAAACCTTTCTGTTCTCGATGATGCACTTCTTAATATCAAAGCGAATCAAAATATCGATGTAGTTCTTGAAGATTTACCACTGAGCGATCAGAAGACATTCGAACTTCTTTCACGTGGAGATACCTTGGGTGTATTCCAGCTCGACGGCGGGCCGATGCGCGCACTTCTTCGCAGTATGGCACCTGATTCATTTGCCGATATCTCTGCGGTGATCGCCCTGTATCGCCCAGGACCAATGGGCGAGAACGCACACAATAACTATGCCGATCGCAAGAACGGTCGCAAACCTGTCGAGCCAATTCACCCTGAACTTTCTGAGCCACTTCAAGAAATTCTCGGTGACACCTACGGTCTCATTGTTTATCAAGAGCAAGTAATGGCGATCGCCCAGAAAGTTGCTGGCTTTACTCTCGGCCGCGCAGATCTCTTGCGTAAGGCGATGGGTAAGAAGAATAAAGAGATCCTTGATAAGGAGTACATCCCATTCGAAGCTGGCATGAAGGAGAACGGTTTCTCAGTTAGCGCAATTAAGCGCCTCTGGGAAGTTCTGATTCCGTTCTCAGATTACGCATTTAACCGCGCACATAGCGCCGGTTACGGTGTTGTCTCCTTCTGGACCGCCTACCTCAAAGCGAATTATCCAACTGAGTACATGGCAGCACTTCTCACCAGTGTGCGCGATGATAAAGATAAGTCTGCGCTCTATCTCTCCGAGTGCCGTCGTATGGGAATCAAGGTTCTTCCACCCGATGTCAACGAATCAGATGCCGAATACACCCCTCGTGGAAAAGATATTCGCTTCGGCCTTGCTGCAATTCGTAACGTAGGAGAAGGCGTTGTTGCATCCGTAAAGGCTGCTCGAGAAAGCAAGGGAGCATTCGCATCCTTTGGAGATTTCCTCGCAAAAGTCGATGCCAACGTCTGCAACAAGAAGACCATCGAATCTCTCATCAAAGCAGGAGCATTCGATTCTCTGCAGCATCCTCGTAAGGGGCTGATGGCAATCCACCTCGAAGCTATTGATTCAGTGATTGAAACAAAGCGCGCTGAGGCCATCGGGCAGTTCGATCTCTTCGGTGGAGATTCGATTACACAAGTTGCAGGTCTTGATATTGAGATCCCAACAACCGAGTGGGATAAATCAACGCTCCTTACCTTCGAACGCGAAATGTTAGGTCTCTATGTTTCAGACCATCCACTCTTAGGTGTTGAACACGTTCTTCGTTCACATACAGATATGTCGATCAGCCAGCTCCTCGATGATGGTCCACAAGATGGCATGGTCACTATTGGCGGGCTAATCACTGGCATTCAGCGAAAAGTTTCACGACAAGGCGCATCGTGGGCTGTCGTTAACGTTGAAGACCTGGAAGGCGCTATCGAAGTTCTCTTCTTTTCTAATACCTATAACCAATACGCGCTCTCACTCACCGAAGATCGCGTGGTTGTTGTCCGCGGGCGATTCTCACGCACCGATGAACAAGTTCGATTTACCGCTCTTGAAATGAAGATGCCAGATATTTCTGCAGCTCCTACAGGACCTCTACTTATCTCTTTGCCAGCGGCTCAAGTAACTCCACCGATTGTGGAACGAATGAAAGAGATTCTTCGCTCACATCCAGGAAAACGTGAAGTTCATCTGCAAGTCATCGATCAACAGAAATCAACGACTCTTAAAATTGACGCGCTAGTAACTTCATCGCCAAGTTTGAGCGCAGATCTCAAGGCAATTCTTGGGTCAGACTGTCTCATCAGGATTTAAAGGGTCTTCGCCCTCTCGCTACACAAAGTAGAATCGCGCTGTGATTCGCACCGTTGACCTCCGTGGAAAGTCTCTCGACAAAGCTGGCTATCAAGCCGAGCTTCCACGTGCACAGCTCGATGTTGCCCAAGCGATGGTTCTCATTGAACCCATTCTTCGTCGCGTTCAGCACGGAAACGAATCAGATCTGATTGCTCTCGCTCAAGAGTTTGATGGAGTAACGCCTGCTTCAATCCGAGTTCCACAATCGGCATTGGATCAAGCGCTAGCTCAATTAGATCCTGCAATTCGTAGCGCACTCGAAGAATCTGCTTCACGTATTCGTAAAGTCCATAACGATCAAGTTCGCGGTGAAACCCGAACAACAGTTGTCGATGGCGGAACTGTTACTGAGAAGTGGGTCCCCGTAGATCGAGTTGGTCTCTACGTCCCAGGTGGTCGCGCGGTCTATCCAAGTAGCGTCATGATGAATGTGATTCCCGCGCAGATTGCACAGGTACAGAGCATCGCAGTTGCATCTCCGCCACAGAAGGAATTTGGCGGACTTCCGCACCCAACAATCCTTGCAACTTGCGCACTCCTTGGAGTCACTGAGGTTTACGCAGTTGGGGGAGCGCAAGCAATTGCACTCTTTGGTTATGGAATGAAGGGCGTGGCACAGAAGTGTGACCTCGTGACTGGTCCTGGAAATATTTATGTGGCAGCAGCAAAGCGGGCGTTGCGTGGAATAATCGGTATCGATTCAGAAGCGGGCCCAACAGAGATCGCAATTCTTGCCGATGAGAGTGCAATCGCTGCAGATGTCGCAGCTGACCTCATTAGCCAAGCCGAACACGATGTGATTGCAGCAGCAGTCCTTGTCACAACTTCAACTCAGCTTGCGAAAGATGTTGAAGTTGAACTTGAGAAGCGAGTTGCGGCCACTAAGCACTCCGAACGTATTCGCACTGCGCTTACTGGAATCCAATCAGCAATCGTCTTGGTGGATTCAGTTGAACAAGGTCTCGATGTTGTAAATGCTTATGCAGCGGAGCACCTCGAAATTCAGACCAAGAATGCTGCGCGCGATGCTGCACAGATTCGCAATGCTGGTGCAGTTTTCATTGGTCGCTTCTCGCCAGTTTCACTCGGAGATTATTCAGCTGGTTCAAACCACGTTCTACCTACCGGTGGATGTGCCTGTCACAGCAGTGGCCTCTCTGTACAAACTTTCTTGCGCGGACTTCACTTCATTGAGTATGACCAGAAAGCATTTACCGACATTCTCGATACCGTCGTCACTCTTGCAAACTCTGAAGATCTTCCTGCTCACGGTGAAGCAATGACCGCTCGTTTGGAAAATCTATGAACCAGTGGCCAGCGTGGCTTCCACTTCGCCAAAATCTTCGCGAACTCTCACCGTACGGGGCGCCGCAACTTCCAGCAGATGCTGTGATGAATACCAATGAGAACCCATATGCGCCTTCGCCCGCTCTTGCAAAGGCGATTGCTGATCGAGTCTCAGAAGTAGCGCTCACTCTCAATCGTTACCCAGATCGCGATGCAGTTGTTCTGCGCACCAAGCTTGCAGGGTTCATCAACGGGCTATCTGGAACGGATTTCGATGCAAAGAATCTATGGGCTGCCAATGGCAGCAATGAGATTATCCAGTCTCTCTTTATGGCATTCGGAGGCGGCACCGCTCTCGGTTTTACCCCTTCTTATTCAATGCACCCATTGATTGCCAAGGTAACTCAAGTGCAGTGGCTCAATGGAAGTCGCCGCGAAGATTTCAGTCTCGATATCGACTCTGCAATTTCACAGATTCAGCGCGATAAGCCAACGCTCACTTTCATTACAACACCGAACAACCCAACAGGTTCTGCAGTCACTGTCGATGAAATCGAGAAGATTGCACGTCTCACCTCAGGGCTATTGGTAGTCGATGAGGCTTACGCAGAATTTTCTGAAGAGACCTCAGCGGTAACGCTCATCAAGAAGTATCCGCACGTTGTTGTTATTCGCACCATGAGTAAGGCCTTTGCTTTTGCAGGGGTTCGCCTTGGTTATCTGGTTGCAGACCCTGCAGTCATCGATGCCATGTTCCTTGTTCGCTTGCCGTATCACCTCAGCGCACTCACGCAGGCAGCTGGTGAAGTTGCACTCGATTACAAAGATGAGTTGCTTGGCACCGTTGCTCAACTTCGCACCGATCGTGATCGCGTTGCAGCTCAACTCACTGAAATGGGCCTGAACGTCATTCCAAGCGCATCCAACTTCCTTCTCTTCTCAGGATTCGATATGCCATCGGCGCAGCTCTGGCAGGCGATGCTCGATAGGGGAGTTCTCATCAGAGATGTGGGATTATTGGGTTACTTAAGAGTCACCATTGGCAATGAGGCCGAAAACACCAAATTTATTACAACGCTATCGGCATGCCTGGGAGAAAAATGAGCAGAACATCACGAGTCGAACGCACAACTAAAGAGTCAAGCGTTCTTGTAGAACTCAATCTCGATGGAACTGGCGAGATCTCAGTAGATACTGGCGTCCCATTCTTTGATCACATGCTCAGTCAACTGGGTAAGCACTCTGGCTTTAACCTTACGGTAAAGACAACAGGTGATGTCGATGTCGATTCACACCACACTGTTGAAGATACTTCCCTCGCATTTGGCCAAGCACTTCGCGAAGCACTTGGTGATAAGGCAGGCATTCGCCGCTTTGGCGATGCGATGGTGCCACTTGATGAAGTTCTCGTGCAGGCAGCTGTCGATCTTTCTGGTCGTCCATATCTTGTCCATCGTCAACCTGAAATCGTCGAACTCATCGGAACATTTGATACAACTCTCGGAAAGCACATCTGGGAATCCATCGTTGCTGAAGCGCGCATCGCACTCCACGTGCGAGTTCTCGAAGGCCGTAATGCTCACCACGTCTTTGAAGCGCAGTTCAAAGCTGTTGCGCGTGCACTTCGTGATGCGGTTGCACTCGATGGACGCGTTGCGGGTATTCCTTCTACAAAGGGCTCTCTCTAACGTTCGTGATTGCAATTCTCGATTATGGATCTGGCAATCTACGTTCAGCGCAGCGTGCATTTGAAACTTCTGGCAAAGAGGTAGTGCTGACATCTGATTACGAAGTTGCACTGAAAGCCGATGGTCTCGTAGTTCCTGGCGTGGGTGCATTCGCTGCCTGCATGCAAGGACTTGCCGGTGTTCGCGGAGATCAACTTGTTCGCGAGCGAATTTCCTTAAAGCGTCCTACTTTAGGTATCTGCGTTGGTATGCAGATTCTCTTTGCACGTGGCGTCGAACATGGCAACCATGAAGGCGTTGGCGTCTGGGATGCAACGGTAGAAAAACTTGAAGCACCGATTTTGCCTCACATGGGCTGGAACACCGTTTCTGCCCCAGGCGGAAGTTCACTCTTTAAAGGCGTTGAAAATGAATCGTTCTACTTCGTTCATTCGTACGCAGTAAAGAAGAAGGTGGGTGCAATCGCGACGATGGCGCACCACGGTGAAGATTTCCTGGCAGCAGTTGAAGATGGAGTTATTGCGGCGACGCAATTTCATCCAGAAAAATCCGGAGATGCAGGACTACATCTGATTAAGAATTGGACGGACTCACTATGAGCTACCTCGAACTTTTACCTGCTGTCGATGTTAAAGATGGACGCGCTGTTCGCCTCGTTCAAGGCGAACTTGATGCTGAAACCGCATATGGAAACCCACTTGAAGTTGCCCTCGAATTCCAAGCAGCTGGCGCTGAATGGCTCCACCTTGTTGATCTCGATGCAGCATTTGGTCGTGGAGAAAATAGCGCACTGCTTGCTGAGGTAGTGGGAAAACTTGATATCAAAGTCGAGCTCTCTGGTGGAATTCGCGATGACGAATCACTTCGTCGCGCACTTGCAACTGGTTGCATTCGTGTAAACCTAGGTACTGCTGCGCTTGAAAATCCCGAATGGACTGCGCGCGTTATCGCAGAACATGGAGATCGCATCGCAGTGGGCCTAGATGTTCGCGGACATGTTCTTGCAGCTCGCGGCTGGACTAAAGAAGGCGGCGACCTCTTTGAAACCATAGAACGCCTTGAGCGCGATGGTTGTTCCCGTTATGTAGTTACAGATGTAACGAAAGATGGCACTCTTAAAGGACCAAACCTAGAATTACTTCAAGAAGTCTGCGCAGTCACCAAAAAACCAGTTGTTGCATCTGGTGGTATTTCTTCCCTTGATGACATTGCAGCCCTTGCTTCCCTTAACGCAATCGGTGTTGAAGGCGCAATCGTTGGTAAAGCTCTCTATGCCGGCGCATTCACACTCGAAGAAGCTTTAGAGCTCACACGTCGATGACACTATCTGTTCGCATCATTCCTTGCCTCGACGTCACCGACGGTCGAGTTGTAAAGGGCGTTAACTTCACCGACCTTGTTGATGCTGGAGACCCCGTTGAGATGGCTTCGCTCTACGGACGAGAAGGTGCAGATGAACTTACCTTTCTTGATATCTCAGCAAGTGTCGCAGGTCGTGAAACAACTCTTGATGTAGTTCGCAAAACTGCCGAACAAGTATTTATCCCGCTCACAGTAGGCGGTGGAATTCGCACAGTCGAAGATGTGGATCGCTTACTTCGCGCAGGCGCTGACAAAGTTTCAATCAATACCGCAGCTCTTGCTCGCCCTGAATTAATCGCCGAAATTGCAGATCGCTTCGGTTCACAAGTATTGGTGCTTTCTGTTGATGCGCGTCGCGCACGTACCGATTCAGGTTTTGAAGTGACAACACATGGCGGCCGCGAGTCCGCGGGCGTTGATGCACTCGCCTGGGTAGAAAAAGCCTGCGCACTTGGCGTTGGTGAAATCCTTCTCAACTCTATGGATGCTGACGGCACTCGCGCCGGATATGACATCGGAATGATTACCGCCGTCCGCGCTGTCTCAAAGGTTCCGCTGATAGCCAGTGGCGGTGCCGGCACTCTCGAAGATTTCGCATCAGCGCTCGATGCTGGAGCTGATGCACTCCTCGCAGCCAGCGTCTTTCACTTCGGAATTCACCGCATTGGCGATGTGAAGAAGTACCTTTCTGGTCATAATTATTCAGTGCGCAATGCGCATACGGTCTAAGGCAGAATACGCATATGAGCACAGAACTGAGTCCAGAGATTTCTGCGCTCCTCAAAGATCCCTCAGCTCTTATTCCAGCTATTGCTCAAGATATTCACTCAGGTGAAGTCTTAATGCTCGCCTACGTCAATGCGCAATCACTTGCTGCAACTCTTGCCACAGGGCGCGCAACATATTGGTCACGTAGCCGTAATGAACTCTGGGAAAAGGGCGCCACTTCTGGCCATACCCAACTTGTTCACTCCATCGCTCTTGATTGCGACGGAGACGCTCTTCTATTTAAGGTTGAACAAACCGGGGCTGCTTGCCACACAGGCGATCGCACCTGCTTCCATAGAAATATCGAGATTGCGCGATGAAGCTTGAAGAATTTCGCGAATACGCGAAGAACAACAACGTCATCCCCGTTTATCGCAAACTCCTAGGCGATGGCGAAACCCCGCTCAATATTTATAAGAAGCTTGCCAAGAACTTGCCCGGAACTTTTCTTTTGGAATCTGCCGAGCATGGGGGAGTCTGGTCTCGTTACTCATTTATCGGTGCACATAGCCAGACAACGTTGACTGAAAAAGATGGCGTAGCGGTATGGCTTGGAAAACCAC
Encoded proteins:
- the hisI gene encoding phosphoribosyl-AMP cyclohydrolase — encoded protein: MSTELSPEISALLKDPSALIPAIAQDIHSGEVLMLAYVNAQSLAATLATGRATYWSRSRNELWEKGATSGHTQLVHSIALDCDGDALLFKVEQTGAACHTGDRTCFHRNIEIAR
- the priA gene encoding bifunctional 1-(5-phosphoribosyl)-5-((5-phosphoribosylamino)methylideneamino)imidazole-4-carboxamide isomerase/phosphoribosylanthranilate isomerase PriA, yielding MSYLELLPAVDVKDGRAVRLVQGELDAETAYGNPLEVALEFQAAGAEWLHLVDLDAAFGRGENSALLAEVVGKLDIKVELSGGIRDDESLRRALATGCIRVNLGTAALENPEWTARVIAEHGDRIAVGLDVRGHVLAARGWTKEGGDLFETIERLERDGCSRYVVTDVTKDGTLKGPNLELLQEVCAVTKKPVVASGGISSLDDIAALASLNAIGVEGAIVGKALYAGAFTLEEALELTRR
- the hisH gene encoding imidazole glycerol phosphate synthase subunit HisH, which codes for MIAILDYGSGNLRSAQRAFETSGKEVVLTSDYEVALKADGLVVPGVGAFAACMQGLAGVRGDQLVRERISLKRPTLGICVGMQILFARGVEHGNHEGVGVWDATVEKLEAPILPHMGWNTVSAPGGSSLFKGVENESFYFVHSYAVKKKVGAIATMAHHGEDFLAAVEDGVIAATQFHPEKSGDAGLHLIKNWTDSL
- the hisB gene encoding imidazoleglycerol-phosphate dehydratase HisB; translated protein: MSRTSRVERTTKESSVLVELNLDGTGEISVDTGVPFFDHMLSQLGKHSGFNLTVKTTGDVDVDSHHTVEDTSLAFGQALREALGDKAGIRRFGDAMVPLDEVLVQAAVDLSGRPYLVHRQPEIVELIGTFDTTLGKHIWESIVAEARIALHVRVLEGRNAHHVFEAQFKAVARALRDAVALDGRVAGIPSTKGSL
- the hisF gene encoding imidazole glycerol phosphate synthase subunit HisF, translated to MTLSVRIIPCLDVTDGRVVKGVNFTDLVDAGDPVEMASLYGREGADELTFLDISASVAGRETTLDVVRKTAEQVFIPLTVGGGIRTVEDVDRLLRAGADKVSINTAALARPELIAEIADRFGSQVLVLSVDARRARTDSGFEVTTHGGRESAGVDALAWVEKACALGVGEILLNSMDADGTRAGYDIGMITAVRAVSKVPLIASGGAGTLEDFASALDAGADALLAASVFHFGIHRIGDVKKYLSGHNYSVRNAHTV